In Periplaneta americana isolate PAMFEO1 chromosome 3, P.americana_PAMFEO1_priV1, whole genome shotgun sequence, the following are encoded in one genomic region:
- the LOC138695745 gene encoding zinc finger protein 572-like isoform X1 translates to MELNFNNICRLCMARKDALLPLFIERKGQIVSLSDKIMNFVPLVKVFSGDGLPAQVCRQCVRLVNTSYKFKQQCENSDTALRQYLNNQSFSNSDNILHSVFRADNNEECWKIETVKDEITEEDTSLLDTAAVDQDDNSYDDQRISDEEIVPEQAEWEKPHAGPSSEDNMIGIKKQKKANVSPKKRPKEKKSVKKWTSCNNSVSEANDIKAENNEKATASDNFGNQGQGNDDNNLINDVKIEPFVKLEVKAPKVKEKKSFLCHDCGKNFARKQHLLLHLRTHTGEKPFSCKVCGESFGMSSNLNKHMRIHTGERPFLCTMCGKCFGRSDTLTKHMRCHTGEKPFHCNVCGNNFGRSSTLINHMRTHLGEKPYLCTECGRRFVQSYDLTKHMRSHTGEKPYRCTVCRMSFGQKNSLNKHMRSHTGEIPFAPIEFQRTMPYVHYRPTVADMTMERNVVLISAGPQLQ, encoded by the exons ATGGAGTTgaattttaacaatatctgtcgacTATGTATGGCAAGAAAGGATGCGCTGTTGCCTCTATTCATCGAAAGGAAGGGTCAAATTGTTTCCCTTTCtgataaaattatgaattttgtgCCACTTGTAAAG gttttttccggagatGGTTTACCTGCTCAGGTTTGTCGCCAGTGTGTTCGTCTAGTGAATACTTCGTACAAGTTCAAGCAACAGTGTGAAAATTCAGATACAGCATTACGTCAGTATTTGAATAATCAGTCTTTTTCT AACAGCGACAATATACTGCACTCTGTGTTCCGAGCCGACAATAATGAAGAATGCTGGAAAATAGAAACTGTGAAGGATGAAATCACGGAAGAAGACACATCATTGCTTGATACTGCTGCTGTAGATCAAGATGATAATAGTTATGATGACCAAAG AATATCTGACGAAGAGATTGTACCAGAGCAGGCGGAGTGGGAGAAACCTCATGCTGGACCTTCCTCGGAAGATAACATGATTGGCATTAAGAAGCAGAAGAAAGCTAACGTTTCACCAAAGAAACGACCGAAAGAGAAGAAGAGTGTAAAGAAATGGACATCTTGTAATAATTCTGTAAGTGAGGCAAATGACATAAAAGCAGAAAATAATGAAAAGGCAACTGCATCAGATAACTTTGGTAATCAAGGACAAGGAAATGAcgacaataatttaataaatgatgTTAAAATTGAACCATTTGTTAAACTTGAAGTGAAAGCTCcgaaagtaaaagaaaagaaaagcttCCTCTGCCACGACTGTGGCAAGAACTTCGCAAGAAAACAACACCTGTTGTTGCATCTAAGGACACATACAGGAGAAAAACCGTTTTCTTGTAAAGTATGCGGTGAAAGTTTCGGTATGAGTAgtaacttaaataagcatatgaGGATTCATACAGGTGAGAGGCCATTTCTGTGTACAATGTGCGGCAAGTGTTTTGGTAGGAGTGATACCCTCACCAAGCACATGCGGTGTCATACGGGTGAAAAGCCATTCCACTGTAACGTGTGTGGTAATAATTTCGGTCGCAGTAGCACGTTGATCAACCACATGAGAACTCATCTCGGTGAAAAACCGTACTTGTGCACCGAGTGTGGGAGAAGATTTGTACAAAGTTACGATTTAACGAAACATATGAGATCTCATACTGGGGAGAAACCATATCGTTGCACTGTGTGTCGGATGAGTTTTGGGCAGAAGAATAGCCTCAACAAACACATGCGCAGTCATACTGGTGAGATTCCGTTCGCACCGATAGAGTTTCAGAGAACGATGCCGTATGTACATTACAGACCAACCGTGGCAGATATGACGATGGAGCGAAATGTTGTTTTAATTAGTGCTGGACCACAgttgcaataa
- the LOC138695745 gene encoding zinc finger protein 572-like isoform X2, with protein sequence MELNFNNICRLCMARKDALLPLFIERKGQIVSLSDKIMNFVPLVKVFSGDGLPAQVCRQCVRLVNTSYKFKQQCENSDTALRQYLNNQSFSQNSDNILHSVFRADNNEECWKIETVKDEITEEDTSLLDTAAVDQDDNSYDDQRISDEEIVPEQAEWEKPHAGPSSEDNMIGIKKQKKANVSPKKRPKEKKSVKKWTSCNNSVSEANDIKAENNEKATASDNFGNQGQGNDDNNLINDVKIEPFVKLEVKAPKVKEKKSFLCHDCGKNFARKQHLLLHLRTHTGEKPFSCKVCGESFGMSSNLNKHMRIHTGERPFLCTMCGKCFGRSDTLTKHMRCHTGEKPFHCNVCGNNFGRSSTLINHMRTHLGEKPYLCTECGRRFVQSYDLTKHMRSHTGEKPYRCTVCRMSFGQKNSLNKHMRSHTGEIPFAPIEFQRTMPYVHYRPTVADMTMERNVVLISAGPQLQ encoded by the exons ATGGAGTTgaattttaacaatatctgtcgacTATGTATGGCAAGAAAGGATGCGCTGTTGCCTCTATTCATCGAAAGGAAGGGTCAAATTGTTTCCCTTTCtgataaaattatgaattttgtgCCACTTGTAAAG gttttttccggagatGGTTTACCTGCTCAGGTTTGTCGCCAGTGTGTTCGTCTAGTGAATACTTCGTACAAGTTCAAGCAACAGTGTGAAAATTCAGATACAGCATTACGTCAGTATTTGAATAATCAGTCTTTTTCT CAGAACAGCGACAATATACTGCACTCTGTGTTCCGAGCCGACAATAATGAAGAATGCTGGAAAATAGAAACTGTGAAGGATGAAATCACGGAAGAAGACACATCATTGCTTGATACTGCTGCTGTAGATCAAGATGATAATAGTTATGATGACCAAAG AATATCTGACGAAGAGATTGTACCAGAGCAGGCGGAGTGGGAGAAACCTCATGCTGGACCTTCCTCGGAAGATAACATGATTGGCATTAAGAAGCAGAAGAAAGCTAACGTTTCACCAAAGAAACGACCGAAAGAGAAGAAGAGTGTAAAGAAATGGACATCTTGTAATAATTCTGTAAGTGAGGCAAATGACATAAAAGCAGAAAATAATGAAAAGGCAACTGCATCAGATAACTTTGGTAATCAAGGACAAGGAAATGAcgacaataatttaataaatgatgTTAAAATTGAACCATTTGTTAAACTTGAAGTGAAAGCTCcgaaagtaaaagaaaagaaaagcttCCTCTGCCACGACTGTGGCAAGAACTTCGCAAGAAAACAACACCTGTTGTTGCATCTAAGGACACATACAGGAGAAAAACCGTTTTCTTGTAAAGTATGCGGTGAAAGTTTCGGTATGAGTAgtaacttaaataagcatatgaGGATTCATACAGGTGAGAGGCCATTTCTGTGTACAATGTGCGGCAAGTGTTTTGGTAGGAGTGATACCCTCACCAAGCACATGCGGTGTCATACGGGTGAAAAGCCATTCCACTGTAACGTGTGTGGTAATAATTTCGGTCGCAGTAGCACGTTGATCAACCACATGAGAACTCATCTCGGTGAAAAACCGTACTTGTGCACCGAGTGTGGGAGAAGATTTGTACAAAGTTACGATTTAACGAAACATATGAGATCTCATACTGGGGAGAAACCATATCGTTGCACTGTGTGTCGGATGAGTTTTGGGCAGAAGAATAGCCTCAACAAACACATGCGCAGTCATACTGGTGAGATTCCGTTCGCACCGATAGAGTTTCAGAGAACGATGCCGTATGTACATTACAGACCAACCGTGGCAGATATGACGATGGAGCGAAATGTTGTTTTAATTAGTGCTGGACCACAgttgcaataa